The sequence below is a genomic window from Thermoflavifilum sp..
TGCTACCCATCCACACGCCCACGATGATGGCCACAACCACCGAACCCGATCCAAAAACTCCCCACCAGAACATCCAGTTGGTCTTGCCTTGCGACAGATAAATCCATCCCGTGGGATTGCCAATGCATTGCAACACGCCTACGAAAGCCAGTATCCGGATCAGGGGAATCACTCCCGCCCATTTCGGCCCGAAGATGCCCAGCATGAAGTGATCGGCCGTGGCTACCAGCCCCAGCATCATCGGAAAACTAAAAAAAGCGATCACCTGTATCACCCGAATGTAAATGCTTTTTATCCGTTGCTTATCGTGCTGAATGCTCGACAGCGCCGGAAACATCACACCACTCACCATACTGATGACCTGCGTTATGGGCAACAACATCAATGCATAAGCCCGGGAATAAATACCCAGGCTGGTAGAACCCATAAACTTACCAATCAGCAAATCATCGGACCGGCGTGCCCAATAATTAATCACATTAAACCCGGTGAGATAAGCGCTGAAGGAAAACAGCTGCCTGACATGTTTCCAGGAAAGCACCAACCGGGGCTTCCATCGCGATGCTATGAACATCAAGGGCAGGCCGATGAGGCTATTGCTGAGGCTTTGCGCCACCAGGCTCATCACCCCATAGCCTCGATAAGCCATATACACGCCTATGCAGCCGCTCAAAAAAGTAGTGGCTACCGAGATCTGGTTAATCAAATCAAATCGCATTTGTTTTTGCAGCAAAGCTCCCGGCACAATACCCAGTCCACCGATTAAAAAACTGAAGGATAGCCATTGCATGACGGGCTTTAATCCGGCAGTATGAAAGAAATTGGCCATCCAGCCTGCAGTCATAAAGAACAACAACGTAAACCCTGCACCGATGGCTATATTGATCCAGAACACGCTCGACAGATGCTGTGCGTCAATATCCTGCCGCTGCACGATGGCTGAGCCAAAACCAAACTCATTAAAAATGCCGGCAAAACCAATGACCACCCAAGCCATGGCCAGCAAGCCGTAATCGGCAGGCTGCAACAAGCGCATGAGAATCACCGACAGGCCAAACTGCAACACCTGGTTCGATATCCGACCAAGGGTATTCCAGGCAACGCCCTTGATGGTATGATGTCGAAGATTCATCGAAACTTATTGATTCATAATACGCTTATAACACTCCACATAAGCAGCCCCGACTTGTTCAATAGACCAATTTTGCATGGCATAAGCAAAATTCGATTCCCCTTTATTCTGATACAATAACGCTATTGCCTGATCAAAAGCATGAAGAACCGATTCCATATTACATGGATCGAATATTGGATTTCCTGTGTCTTTAAGTATTTCACCGACATTTCCATAATCAGGCCCGACCACAACTTTACCAAAATTAAATCCCAGGATGAGGTTTCCGGAATTCAGCGGTTTAAATCTCGGAATAATGAGGATATCTGATGCACACAAATACAACTGCATCATATCATCATTCACATAATGATTGATCCATTTGATGTGTACATGAAATGCAATAAAAATTCTTTTAAAAAGTCTTGAAATCCTATAATGACCGAGTGACAGATCACCATGTAAAACCATCAAATATTTCTGTGGATGTTTGAATTGCATAAATGCACGAAGCAGCAAATTCGCTTCTTCAGGATGCCTGATTCTTCCAACTGTTACAAATAAAATTTTATCTTCTGGTATGCCAAGTTTACGCCTTGCCGCATTCTTAGAAAAGAGTCTTCTAAAATTCTGATAGTTATGATGTGGAATAATCACAGACGGAATAAAAGGATATCTAATATCAAATACTTGCTTTGAAAACCTACCCATGTGAACAACTAAGTCACTATTTTCGATGACCAGATTATACAATTTCTGAAAATTTTCACTATTCCTGTAATGAGGATATTCGTTATGTATGGTGATTACAATTTTTGCATATTTCTTAATCTGATGTAATCTTTTATCAAGTGCATCGATCTGTTCCAGAGAAGGCTCCTCCCAATGAAAAATACACTCTGGCCATTGAAAATGGTAAATATCAAAGAAAAGATTATGATCCCACAAATTTTCAATTCCAAAAGCAACTTCTTTAATTGCAGGCTGTTTCGAAAAATAATCATTTAATGTAATAAAATATCCATTACGAATCAATTCGTCATAAGTAGTGACAACAAGCAGTTTCATTTTTTTACACAATAAATATTACCTCTTGTGTAATTCTCAGCATAAAAAGAAAAAATATGATAACCACATGAACGGAGGCGATTGATAATATCCTGATCACCTAACTGATGCCATTCAATAAGTATTATTTTAGGTAGCAGTTCCTTGTTTATACCTTGTAAAGACTTTACGATATCATATTCATCTCCTTCACAATCAATTTTCAATATAATTTCATTCTCAATCTCTCTTTTTGCAATATCTATATATATCTCATCAAATCTTTTGATGATAATTCTTTTTTTTATTGAATGAGAATTTTTGGATGCATCATATCCAAGTTTACCAATACTTCCTTTCATTTTAAAATTATATGAAATTATCCTCTCTTCATTCCTATCTGATAAACCATAATCGTATAAACAAACCTTTTCTTTCAATTTGGGATTAAGATTCATATTTATTTTCCCTTGTTCTAATGTCTCGTCAAAAGGTTCAAAAGCATAAACCTTTTTAACCATTCTATTTTTTGCAAAGAATAAAGTTGTATATCCCACATTGAATCCTATGTCTATTAATACGCTCGGATTTTCAATAATGAAATTATATTCTTTTAGAACATATACTTCTATTATCGTAAATAATTCCTGCTTGCATTTTACGTTTAATATAATATCACTCCATTCAACATAAAATTGATCATTCACAATTTTAAAGTTTGCCTTTAGTGTGCGTTTTATAATATCCAGATAATATAGGGAATCTAAAATAAAATATAATGATGGATGATTAATAAGAAGGTCGTACTTTGGGATATATATTCCATTTGATGATCGC
It includes:
- a CDS encoding MOP flippase family protein; protein product: MNLRHHTIKGVAWNTLGRISNQVLQFGLSVILMRLLQPADYGLLAMAWVVIGFAGIFNEFGFGSAIVQRQDIDAQHLSSVFWINIAIGAGFTLLFFMTAGWMANFFHTAGLKPVMQWLSFSFLIGGLGIVPGALLQKQMRFDLINQISVATTFLSGCIGVYMAYRGYGVMSLVAQSLSNSLIGLPLMFIASRWKPRLVLSWKHVRQLFSFSAYLTGFNVINYWARRSDDLLIGKFMGSTSLGIYSRAYALMLLPITQVISMVSGVMFPALSSIQHDKQRIKSIYIRVIQVIAFFSFPMMLGLVATADHFMLGIFGPKWAGVIPLIRILAFVGVLQCIGNPTGWIYLSQGKTNWMFWWGVFGSGSVVVAIIVGVWMGSIYTVAWAYLFINILLSYPVVAIPGRLIGMKWIEVYRPLLPTFLISASMAIIVYFAGMALPAAWPAIWKLVIQVMLGAGIYFTLMWWWNIPVFHMVRALVAEYRPVIMKKLMIQRV
- a CDS encoding glycosyltransferase, whose translation is MKLLVVTTYDELIRNGYFITLNDYFSKQPAIKEVAFGIENLWDHNLFFDIYHFQWPECIFHWEEPSLEQIDALDKRLHQIKKYAKIVITIHNEYPHYRNSENFQKLYNLVIENSDLVVHMGRFSKQVFDIRYPFIPSVIIPHHNYQNFRRLFSKNAARRKLGIPEDKILFVTVGRIRHPEEANLLLRAFMQFKHPQKYLMVLHGDLSLGHYRISRLFKRIFIAFHVHIKWINHYVNDDMMQLYLCASDILIIPRFKPLNSGNLILGFNFGKVVVGPDYGNVGEILKDTGNPIFDPCNMESVLHAFDQAIALLYQNKGESNFAYAMQNWSIEQVGAAYVECYKRIMNQ
- a CDS encoding FkbM family methyltransferase; its protein translation is MYYLLSKLKCRIDQFVIGAILLIKLRSLKWTIVAITHHVSIKMIKRSSNGIYIPKYDLLINHPSLYFILDSLYYLDIIKRTLKANFKIVNDQFYVEWSDIILNVKCKQELFTIIEVYVLKEYNFIIENPSVLIDIGFNVGYTTLFFAKNRMVKKVYAFEPFDETLEQGKINMNLNPKLKEKVCLYDYGLSDRNEERIISYNFKMKGSIGKLGYDASKNSHSIKKRIIIKRFDEIYIDIAKREIENEIILKIDCEGDEYDIVKSLQGINKELLPKIILIEWHQLGDQDIINRLRSCGYHIFSFYAENYTRGNIYCVKK